The following are from one region of the Rhipicephalus microplus isolate Deutch F79 chromosome 1, USDA_Rmic, whole genome shotgun sequence genome:
- the LOC142817945 gene encoding uncharacterized protein LOC142817945 codes for MMSSIEIVLFLLALLMGLMLRRAAQVPEIGVIEQLERKINSLENKKRKLKRQLADFRARAGKSETRLLEDTSATREGQMYVDLDKDPSDLEDASHELEACAHNHEEAVRLLHFCRSTILENLSSAIDLAERRNAAVSKLYFDVFGQTNGKVQLLSQLTDPWRRWAELLALQRDRAECVFTRCLERASRHKKIEVEDLPPSAGFKLSWQEPDYGFDRILNLVRTRLSSRISRSESVADFDYLRSSSNSSPTSTICGGGSGNSGGGGGSGSKTNCFGTVRKSGYLRLARTLHKRMPDVPEERLVACLEMLRSQNGGLTGLRVSEIREEVSRLIHEWPSSAVR; via the exons ATGATGTCCAGTATCGAGATCGTCCTGTTCCTGCTGGCGCTCCTGATGGGCCTGATGCTGCGGCGAGCCGCTCAGGTGCCAGAAATCGGCGTGATCGAGCAGCTCGAGCGCAAGATCAACAGCCTGGAGAACAAGAAGCGCAAGCTCAAGCGACAGCTGGCCGACTTCAGGGCGCGAGCTGGCAAGAGCGAAACCAGGCTGCTCGAGGACACGTCGGCGACGCGCGAGGGTCAG atgtACGTAGATCTTGACAAAGATCCTTCTGACCTTGAGGATGCATCCCATGAGCTGGAAGCATGTGCACACAATCATGAAGAGGCAGTGAGGCTTCTCCACTTTTGTCGCTCCACAATACTTGAGAACCTTTCCAGTGCCATCGACCTTGCTGAGAGGCGCAATGCTGCAGTGTCAAAGCTGTACTTCGACGTATTTGGCCAGACCAACGGCAAAGTTCAGCTGCTCAGTCAGCTCACCGATCCTTGGAGGCGATGGGCTGAACTGCTGGCTCTGCAGAGGGACCGCGCAGAATGTGTCTTCACCCGCTGCCTTGAGAGGGCAAGCCGCCACAAGAAAATAGAAGTTGAAGACCTGCCACCTTCCGCAGGCTTTAAGCTGTCGTGG CAGGAACCTGACTACGGCTTTGACCGCATCCTCAACTTGGTGCGGACGCGGCTGTCTTCTCGCATCTCGCGGTCGGAGAGTGTGGCAGACTTTGACTACCTGCGCAGTTCCAGCAACTCGTCTCCAACGAGCACCATCTGTGGCGGTGGCAGTGGTAATAGCGGTGGAGGTGGCGGCTCTGGGAGCAAAACCAACTGCTTCGGCACGGTGCGCAAGTCTGGTTACCTGCGCCTCGCACGCACACTGCACAAGCGCATGCCCGATGTGCCCGAGGAGAGGCTGGTGGCCTGTCTGGAGATGCTGCGCTCGCAGAACGGTGGCCTCACAGGTCTCCGCGTCAGCGAGATCCGCGAGGAAGTGTCGCGCCTCATCCACGAGTGGCCTTCTTCAGCGGTGCGGTGA